One stretch of Laspinema palackyanum D2c DNA includes these proteins:
- a CDS encoding PEP-CTERM sorting domain-containing protein (PEP-CTERM proteins occur, often in large numbers, in the proteomes of bacteria that also encode an exosortase, a predicted intramembrane cysteine proteinase. The presence of a PEP-CTERM domain at a protein's C-terminus predicts cleavage within the sorting domain, followed by covalent anchoring to some some component of the (usually Gram-negative) cell surface. Many PEP-CTERM proteins exhibit an unusual sequence composition that includes large numbers of potential glycosylation sites. Expression of one such protein has been shown restore the ability of a bacterium to form floc, a type of biofilm.) gives MPKLLLNKPRLLTLFAFLFSSVGVLNATAANGLTFKGSLFGSALAFKNFEIEYTLADGIFDTIVSSPPNTFFIDGEYIAAPGYFDSINRATVVPEVVTDFKFSSGGGSLEPLNGELSLFGITEDRLYLWILENTEPRFTDIFTGYIKAPAGLPLSACKFQACEMSAKYGSAYMGPPGFDMIQTPVMESESVPEPSAAVALGFVGALLLKRRRKTLSAQPIAIVTQQ, from the coding sequence ATGCCTAAACTACTCTTGAACAAGCCCCGACTCTTGACCCTTTTCGCCTTCCTTTTTAGTTCAGTGGGAGTGCTGAATGCGACTGCAGCAAATGGGTTGACCTTTAAAGGTAGCCTTTTTGGCTCTGCCCTGGCTTTTAAAAACTTTGAAATTGAATATACCCTCGCTGATGGGATTTTCGATACCATCGTTTCTTCTCCACCTAATACGTTTTTCATTGATGGAGAATACATTGCAGCGCCCGGTTATTTCGACAGCATAAACCGGGCGACGGTGGTCCCGGAGGTTGTAACGGATTTTAAATTTTCGTCCGGGGGGGGCAGCTTAGAGCCATTGAACGGGGAGCTTTCTCTTTTTGGAATCACGGAGGACAGATTATACCTGTGGATCCTAGAGAATACGGAGCCCCGTTTCACAGATATTTTTACTGGATACATAAAAGCACCAGCGGGCTTGCCTTTGAGCGCTTGTAAATTTCAGGCTTGTGAGATGAGTGCGAAGTATGGGTCCGCATACATGGGACCCCCGGGTTTTGACATGATTCAAACTCCAGTGATGGAATCGGAATCTGTTCCCGAACCCTCAGCTGCAGTCGCCCTCGGTTTTGTCGGTGCATTGCTCCTGAAACGTCGCCGAAAAACTCTCAGCGCCCAACCGATTGCCATTGTAACTCAACAGTAA
- a CDS encoding methyl-accepting chemotaxis protein: MDSNRKLNSYIWRVAMLPFGGLLILLVLLYSNREQAEQSWTRLKPIASQNLGRNEAVLSPTEQQLGTQEIRNLETGLNNLQLTLILGGLIELGLMAYAVWATASGVNHRVEEVAQEITQSSMDIATTMTQQERIANDQAASVNQTSTTMDELGASSRQSAEQAEAAAADARNALVLTEGGSKAVERTLADMSALKAKVGEIAEQILRLSEQTSQIRNISGLVSDLATQTNMLALNAAVEAVRAGEHGKGFAVVASEIRKLADQSQKSTEKINGLVADIQSAINSTVIVTDEGSKTVQASLKIAKETAEAFEGVTEAINNITLSTQQISLSAKQQAIAIQQVVEAMNSLNKVANQTAQGISQVKTGTDRLNSVAQNLKQIV, from the coding sequence ATGGATTCTAATCGGAAACTCAACTCGTACATTTGGCGGGTAGCAATGCTACCGTTTGGCGGATTATTGATACTTCTAGTCTTGCTCTATTCTAACCGAGAACAAGCGGAACAATCCTGGACCCGTCTCAAGCCCATTGCCAGCCAAAATTTAGGCAGAAACGAAGCCGTCTTAAGCCCCACCGAGCAACAACTTGGAACTCAAGAAATCAGAAACCTCGAAACCGGCTTAAACAACCTACAATTAACCCTAATTCTGGGGGGATTAATCGAACTGGGATTAATGGCTTATGCAGTATGGGCGACTGCCTCGGGAGTGAACCATCGGGTTGAGGAAGTCGCCCAGGAAATCACCCAATCCTCAATGGATATCGCCACCACCATGACCCAACAAGAACGCATTGCCAATGATCAGGCAGCGTCGGTCAATCAAACCAGCACCACGATGGACGAATTGGGCGCATCCTCCCGACAATCAGCGGAACAAGCTGAGGCTGCTGCCGCTGATGCGCGCAATGCCTTAGTCTTAACAGAAGGCGGGAGTAAAGCGGTTGAACGCACCTTAGCCGATATGTCCGCTTTAAAAGCCAAAGTGGGAGAAATCGCCGAACAAATCCTCCGCTTGAGCGAACAAACCTCTCAAATTCGTAATATCTCCGGACTCGTCAGTGATTTAGCCACTCAAACGAATATGCTGGCTCTAAATGCGGCAGTCGAAGCAGTTCGGGCGGGGGAACATGGCAAAGGATTTGCTGTAGTTGCCAGTGAAATTAGAAAACTCGCCGACCAAAGTCAGAAATCCACCGAAAAGATTAATGGGCTAGTTGCTGACATTCAATCGGCGATTAATTCCACGGTGATTGTCACTGATGAAGGGAGTAAAACGGTCCAAGCGAGTTTAAAAATTGCTAAAGAAACCGCCGAAGCCTTCGAGGGAGTCACTGAAGCGATTAATAACATTACCTTAAGCACCCAACAAATCTCTTTGAGCGCCAAACAACAAGCGATCGCCATTCAGCAAGTCGTCGAAGCTATGAACTCCCTGAATAAAGTTGCCAATCAGACCGCCCAAGGCATTAGCCAAGTCAAAACTGGCACCGATCGCCTCAACAGCGTCGCTCAAAATTTGAAGCAAATTGTTTAG
- a CDS encoding glycoside hydrolase family 5 protein, with product MRTSILAGTAIALAVSASAIAIGSLALENRDRLAQNRGNFEVRNSKIYAPDGSEFLIKGTNINGPDFGWPGDTPGFVDLVADCWNFNTVRVNIRLLGGEISYEENGTIEEIIDVYTGRGLVTMVEAHDHTGSYYEGEDLEVLKDYYRALATRYKNNPYVWFNVMNEPGGHESSANIDKWLKIHQEVIKVIRDEVGADNIIVIDGHYWGQDVGEWNSKSVSSEKSSILGHSQKLINFNGKRYDNIVFSVHFYDQWKFSETKMADYLDRAIAKNIPLIIGEYGVEKNAEFKSPVEFMFNTAVPRNIGRIVWAWWGGDNFELTTTDNGGGHHIDSCENPTNLTWLGEQVWKDNHGEYPRN from the coding sequence ATGCGAACCTCTATTTTAGCGGGTACGGCGATCGCACTGGCGGTATCAGCCAGTGCGATCGCCATAGGCTCCCTCGCTCTGGAAAACCGCGATCGCCTCGCCCAGAACCGAGGCAATTTTGAAGTTAGAAATAGTAAAATTTACGCCCCGGATGGCTCAGAATTTCTGATTAAAGGGACCAATATCAACGGTCCTGATTTTGGATGGCCCGGAGATACCCCAGGCTTTGTCGATTTAGTCGCAGACTGTTGGAATTTCAACACGGTTCGAGTCAATATCCGGCTTTTAGGGGGCGAAATATCTTATGAGGAGAATGGCACAATTGAGGAGATTATTGACGTTTACACAGGTCGCGGTTTAGTCACAATGGTAGAAGCCCATGATCACACGGGGTCCTACTATGAAGGGGAAGATTTAGAAGTTCTCAAAGATTACTATCGAGCCCTAGCTACCCGATATAAAAATAACCCTTATGTCTGGTTCAATGTGATGAATGAACCGGGGGGTCACGAGAGTAGCGCCAATATCGATAAATGGTTAAAAATTCATCAAGAAGTCATTAAAGTGATTCGCGATGAAGTCGGCGCGGACAACATTATCGTGATTGATGGGCATTACTGGGGCCAAGATGTGGGGGAGTGGAACTCTAAATCGGTTTCTTCGGAAAAAAGTTCCATTTTAGGACATTCTCAAAAACTCATAAACTTTAATGGGAAACGCTACGATAATATAGTATTTAGCGTGCATTTTTATGACCAATGGAAATTTTCTGAAACAAAAATGGCGGATTATTTAGACCGGGCGATCGCGAAAAATATCCCCTTAATTATTGGAGAATATGGGGTGGAAAAAAATGCCGAATTTAAGTCTCCCGTTGAGTTCATGTTCAACACCGCCGTTCCTCGAAATATCGGGCGCATCGTCTGGGCTTGGTGGGGGGGAGATAATTTTGAATTAACCACCACGGATAATGGCGGAGGGCATCATATCGATAGCTGTGAAAATCCCACGAACTTAACTTGGTTGGGTGAGCAAGTGTGGAAAGATAATCATGGAGAATATCCCCGAAATTGA
- a CDS encoding YqaE/Pmp3 family membrane protein has product MDRTFLGYLPGIIHAVWVIVRK; this is encoded by the coding sequence ATGGATCGAACGTTCTTGGGGTATCTTCCCGGGATTATCCATGCCGTCTGGGTGATTGTCAGAAAGTAA
- a CDS encoding glycosyltransferase family 2 protein translates to MKLVSVIISVYNLESLIAPTLQSVLNQTYENLEIIVVDDGSTDRSAEVCKTFKDPRIKLIQQQNRGASAARNAGMRHAQGDYIAILDGDDLWLPEKIEKQVEHLEKSPQIGISYTQSAFIDEAGESMGLYQMPKLTDITIRDILCRNPISNGSSAVIRKEAIDQIKFQDYRDGELLDFYWDEEKALQSSEDVDFWFRIALQAGWKMEGIGEILTLYRINSKGLSAKLLSKQESWERLLEKTRNYAPTEMAQWEKPARAYHLRYLARRAVTLRDGPTALKLAWDASVTHPKMWIEEPIRTGVTFAAAGFLSLLPQSLYQQLEELGIKLSARSQKRQVAQLKM, encoded by the coding sequence ATGAAATTAGTATCTGTGATCATTTCAGTTTATAATCTCGAATCTCTAATTGCTCCTACCTTGCAGTCTGTCCTCAATCAGACCTACGAAAACTTAGAAATTATCGTAGTGGATGACGGCTCAACCGATCGCTCCGCTGAAGTATGCAAAACCTTTAAAGATCCCCGCATAAAATTAATTCAGCAGCAAAATAGAGGGGCAAGTGCCGCACGAAATGCCGGAATGCGTCATGCTCAAGGAGACTACATTGCCATTCTCGATGGTGATGATCTGTGGTTACCTGAAAAAATTGAAAAGCAAGTTGAGCATTTGGAGAAATCTCCTCAGATTGGCATCAGCTATACCCAGTCCGCTTTTATCGATGAAGCGGGAGAATCGATGGGACTCTATCAAATGCCGAAACTGACTGATATTACGATCCGAGACATCCTCTGCCGTAATCCGATTAGCAATGGATCTTCAGCAGTTATTCGCAAGGAAGCGATTGACCAGATTAAATTTCAAGATTATCGTGATGGAGAACTCCTTGATTTTTATTGGGATGAAGAAAAGGCATTGCAATCCTCGGAAGATGTTGATTTCTGGTTCCGGATTGCTCTCCAAGCGGGCTGGAAAATGGAGGGAATTGGCGAAATCCTAACTTTATATCGAATTAATTCTAAAGGACTCTCCGCCAAATTGTTAAGCAAACAAGAGTCTTGGGAACGACTTCTCGAAAAAACCCGCAATTATGCCCCCACAGAGATGGCTCAATGGGAAAAACCAGCCCGCGCTTATCACCTGCGATATCTCGCTCGCCGTGCCGTTACCTTACGCGATGGTCCAACCGCACTAAAATTGGCCTGGGATGCGAGCGTTACTCATCCGAAAATGTGGATAGAAGAACCGATCCGAACTGGAGTAACCTTCGCAGCAGCCGGTTTCCTTTCTTTACTACCTCAGTCTTTGTATCAGCAACTGGAAGAACTGGGAATCAAACTGTCAGCCCGCAGTCAAAAGCGTCAAGTGGCCCAACTTAAAATGTAA
- a CDS encoding PEP-CTERM sorting domain-containing protein (PEP-CTERM proteins occur, often in large numbers, in the proteomes of bacteria that also encode an exosortase, a predicted intramembrane cysteine proteinase. The presence of a PEP-CTERM domain at a protein's C-terminus predicts cleavage within the sorting domain, followed by covalent anchoring to some some component of the (usually Gram-negative) cell surface. Many PEP-CTERM proteins exhibit an unusual sequence composition that includes large numbers of potential glycosylation sites. Expression of one such protein has been shown restore the ability of a bacterium to form floc, a type of biofilm.) has protein sequence MPNLFLNAPGLLASTAVISSMGLLSASPANALTFKATIYESPFPFLENREIQYTLADGIFDTIVSSPINTFFTDEYPQFGPEPTETLTLVPEVVTDFQWNLGGILEPVEFGRSIFGITDAGLFLQILDPDTAPIYQNIFMSTIQAPEGMALSACKTQTCEGDAMIGGKGGFAGLQITQTPVNEPEPVPEPSAAVALGFVGALLLKRQRKTGNAQPITTANKA, from the coding sequence ATGCCCAACCTATTCTTGAACGCTCCAGGATTGTTGGCCAGCACTGCCGTTATTAGTTCAATGGGACTGCTGAGTGCGAGTCCAGCCAATGCTTTAACATTTAAGGCCACGATTTATGAATCTCCCTTTCCCTTTTTAGAAAACCGTGAAATTCAATATACCCTCGCGGATGGGATTTTCGATACCATCGTTTCTTCCCCAATTAATACCTTTTTCACCGATGAATATCCGCAATTTGGCCCTGAACCAACCGAAACGCTGACCCTTGTTCCTGAAGTGGTAACAGACTTTCAATGGAACCTGGGGGGAATCTTAGAACCTGTGGAATTTGGACGGTCAATTTTTGGCATTACCGATGCTGGATTATTCCTTCAAATTTTAGATCCCGACACAGCCCCCATTTACCAAAATATTTTTATGTCAACAATACAAGCGCCAGAGGGAATGGCTTTAAGCGCCTGTAAAACTCAAACTTGTGAAGGGGACGCCATGATAGGAGGAAAAGGAGGGTTTGCCGGATTGCAGATCACTCAAACTCCAGTCAATGAACCTGAACCTGTTCCAGAACCCTCAGCCGCAGTCGCCCTCGGTTTTGTCGGTGCATTGCTTTTGAAACGTCAGCGCAAAACTGGCAATGCACAACCCATTACGACGGCGAATAAAGCGTAA
- a CDS encoding glycosyltransferase family 2 protein, with translation MKFVSVIVPVYNVERYIAETIRSVLAQTYSHFEVLIVDDGSPDRSIEICEQQFDDPRIKIIRQTNRGLAGARNTGIRHAQGEYLAFLDSDDLWEADKLAKHIEHLDSALEVGISFSRSALMDEAGNPTGTYLMPQLTDIDVPCLLRGSPLGNGSTPVIRREVFDAIEFEANRYGTVETFYFDEAFRQSEDIECWLRIALTTEWKFEGLPEALTLYRVNTGGLSANYLKQLESWEQVLEKTRSYAPEAIAQWWDLAIAYELRYLARSAIRVKNGKAAVELMNRALLTYWRIVLEEPRRTVLTLIAAYVLRLLPPSVYSWIENRGNQLNGSTQQQKIQRDRHPETSPSSI, from the coding sequence ATGAAATTTGTTTCTGTGATTGTTCCCGTTTACAATGTCGAACGATATATTGCCGAAACCATTCGCTCAGTTTTGGCTCAAACCTATTCCCATTTTGAAGTTTTAATCGTGGATGATGGCTCACCAGACCGAAGTATAGAAATTTGTGAGCAACAGTTTGATGACCCAAGAATTAAAATTATTCGCCAAACCAATCGGGGATTAGCCGGAGCTAGAAATACAGGAATTCGTCATGCCCAAGGCGAATATTTAGCTTTTTTAGATAGCGATGATTTGTGGGAAGCGGATAAACTTGCGAAACATATTGAACATCTCGATTCTGCCTTAGAGGTGGGGATTAGTTTCAGTCGTTCTGCTTTAATGGATGAAGCGGGCAATCCCACAGGAACCTATTTGATGCCCCAATTAACCGATATTGATGTGCCTTGTTTGTTGCGGGGCAGTCCTTTAGGGAATGGTTCAACTCCCGTCATTCGACGTGAGGTGTTTGATGCAATTGAATTTGAAGCGAACCGCTATGGAACCGTGGAAACTTTTTACTTTGATGAAGCGTTCCGGCAGTCGGAAGATATTGAATGTTGGTTAAGGATTGCCTTAACCACCGAATGGAAATTTGAAGGACTTCCCGAAGCGCTTACCTTATACCGGGTGAATACGGGAGGTCTTTCGGCTAACTATCTTAAGCAGCTTGAAAGTTGGGAACAGGTGTTAGAAAAAACCCGGTCCTACGCACCAGAAGCGATCGCTCAATGGTGGGATTTGGCGATCGCCTATGAATTGCGATATCTGGCCCGGAGTGCCATTCGAGTCAAAAATGGGAAAGCCGCTGTGGAGTTGATGAATCGAGCGCTATTGACCTACTGGCGCATCGTTCTGGAGGAACCTCGGCGCACGGTTTTAACCCTAATCGCTGCTTATGTCTTGCGATTGTTACCGCCCTCGGTTTATAGCTGGATTGAGAATCGCGGCAATCAGTTAAATGGTTCCACCCAACAACAGAAAATTCAACGCGATCGCCATCCAGAAACCTCCCCATCCAGCATCTGA
- a CDS encoding WecB/TagA/CpsF family glycosyltransferase, whose product MNTINILNVSIDNLTQEELLLLLKEKGGVVVTPNVDHLIKLQKDPEFHHIYQEADYRVCDSQIVKIVSKWLGSPIREKISGSDFFPAFYNYFQDDPDTKIFLLGAAEGVAHKAQKNINAKLGREMVIGCYSPSYGFEKNEAECQKIIEIINASGATVLAVGVGAPKQEKWIYKYKNQLPNIKVFMAIGATLDFEAGNRPRSPEWMSKYGVEWAFRLMSEPKRLWKRYLVEDLPFFWLVFQQKLNLYQYKSPIGQLLKRAGLISSEQVAEILQEQAYERHLRFGDLLARRGWVKRETVDFFAEQLPHLETAHPQQPLGQYLKKAALLNDDQITRILNYQRQTGMKFGEIAVLKGWVKQETIDWFLETVKAEHKVRSLEDKQKYGNPSMRAIAS is encoded by the coding sequence ATGAACACAATTAACATCTTAAATGTAAGCATCGATAACTTAACTCAAGAAGAGTTACTCCTGCTCCTTAAAGAGAAAGGTGGGGTGGTAGTAACTCCCAATGTCGATCATTTAATAAAACTGCAAAAAGATCCAGAGTTTCATCATATTTATCAAGAAGCAGATTATCGAGTTTGTGATAGCCAAATTGTTAAAATAGTCTCCAAGTGGCTGGGCAGTCCTATTCGAGAAAAAATTTCCGGCTCTGACTTCTTTCCCGCTTTTTATAACTATTTCCAAGACGACCCAGACACTAAAATTTTTCTACTCGGGGCCGCAGAGGGAGTCGCCCACAAAGCGCAGAAAAATATTAACGCTAAGTTAGGCCGCGAGATGGTAATCGGCTGTTACTCTCCTTCATACGGGTTTGAGAAAAACGAAGCCGAATGCCAAAAAATTATTGAAATAATTAACGCATCCGGGGCCACTGTTTTAGCCGTCGGAGTCGGCGCACCCAAACAGGAAAAATGGATTTACAAATATAAAAATCAGTTGCCGAATATCAAAGTCTTTATGGCCATTGGTGCAACCCTAGATTTTGAAGCGGGGAACCGTCCGAGATCGCCAGAATGGATGAGTAAATATGGGGTAGAGTGGGCATTTCGCCTGATGTCTGAACCGAAGCGCCTGTGGAAGAGATATTTAGTAGAAGACCTGCCCTTTTTCTGGTTAGTGTTTCAGCAGAAGTTGAATCTCTACCAATACAAAAGTCCCATCGGTCAGTTACTCAAAAGAGCGGGCTTAATTTCCTCAGAACAAGTGGCAGAGATTTTGCAAGAGCAAGCCTATGAGCGGCATTTGCGGTTCGGAGACTTACTCGCACGCCGAGGGTGGGTTAAACGGGAAACCGTTGACTTTTTTGCCGAACAGTTACCCCATTTAGAAACCGCTCATCCTCAGCAGCCCTTAGGACAGTATCTGAAAAAAGCCGCCTTGTTAAATGATGACCAAATCACCCGGATTTTAAATTATCAACGTCAAACCGGGATGAAGTTTGGAGAAATAGCTGTTCTCAAAGGGTGGGTCAAGCAAGAAACCATCGACTGGTTTCTGGAAACGGTTAAGGCAGAACATAAGGTGCGGTCCTTGGAGGACAAGCAAAAGTATGGCAACCCATCCATGAGAGCGATCGCCTCTTAA
- a CDS encoding PEP-CTERM sorting domain-containing protein (PEP-CTERM proteins occur, often in large numbers, in the proteomes of bacteria that also encode an exosortase, a predicted intramembrane cysteine proteinase. The presence of a PEP-CTERM domain at a protein's C-terminus predicts cleavage within the sorting domain, followed by covalent anchoring to some some component of the (usually Gram-negative) cell surface. Many PEP-CTERM proteins exhibit an unusual sequence composition that includes large numbers of potential glycosylation sites. Expression of one such protein has been shown restore the ability of a bacterium to form floc, a type of biofilm.) codes for MIQFFFSRPGLVALSGAVITLTSGLIATPANAATFKGQIYKTWFPILEGFQLEYTLADGILDTVLASEPNTFFMDGEYLGPAPSVPMSLATVVPEVVTDFKTDFEVGIERDMSLPVRQFSIFGITEEGLFLQLLDVNQPPIYQNIFMSTIQAPEGLPLSACKTQACDASADFGGKGGLYDSRMTHIPVPETPQPVPEPSAAIALGFVGALLLKRRRKSVPIPAVATANPE; via the coding sequence ATGATCCAATTTTTCTTCAGCCGTCCCGGATTAGTTGCTCTTTCCGGTGCCGTTATTACTTTAACAAGCGGCCTAATTGCAACTCCAGCAAATGCAGCAACCTTTAAAGGCCAAATTTACAAAACTTGGTTTCCCATTTTAGAGGGATTTCAACTTGAATATACCCTGGCCGATGGGATTTTAGATACTGTTCTGGCTTCCGAACCCAATACCTTTTTCATGGATGGAGAGTATTTGGGTCCTGCGCCAAGCGTACCGATGAGCCTTGCGACTGTTGTCCCCGAGGTGGTAACGGATTTTAAAACAGATTTTGAGGTAGGGATAGAGCGGGATATGTCACTGCCAGTGCGTCAATTTTCTATTTTTGGAATTACCGAGGAGGGATTATTCCTCCAACTCTTAGATGTGAACCAACCTCCGATTTACCAGAATATTTTTATGTCAACTATACAAGCACCGGAGGGATTGCCTTTGAGCGCTTGTAAAACCCAGGCTTGTGATGCATCTGCCGACTTTGGAGGTAAAGGCGGGTTATACGACTCTCGGATGACTCACATACCCGTGCCTGAAACTCCCCAACCCGTTCCCGAACCCTCAGCGGCGATCGCCCTCGGTTTTGTTGGTGCATTGCTCCTGAAACGTCGCCGAAAATCTGTCCCCATACCAGCGGTTGCCACTGCTAATCCCGAGTGA
- a CDS encoding HepT-like ribonuclease domain-containing protein, with protein sequence MLAPRDLQYLLDILISAKLALNYVSRSSWSSFVEDVQLQDSVIRRLEVIGEAERRLSERTRVSLSRIPFIMMRNRIIHEYDKIVLEVVWDTVQQDLPVLVESLEKVLPGQEQEEQPYY encoded by the coding sequence ATGCTGGCACCCCGTGACCTGCAATATCTGTTGGATATTTTAATCTCGGCCAAACTCGCTTTGAACTACGTTTCTAGAAGTAGCTGGTCCAGTTTTGTAGAAGATGTTCAACTGCAAGATTCAGTGATTCGGCGATTAGAAGTGATTGGAGAGGCGGAACGTCGTCTGTCCGAACGAACCCGAGTTTCTCTGTCCCGAATTCCTTTTATTATGATGCGGAATAGAATTATCCATGAATATGATAAGATAGTATTAGAAGTCGTTTGGGATACGGTTCAGCAGGATTTACCTGTCCTAGTAGAATCTTTAGAAAAGGTTTTACCCGGGCAAGAACAAGAGGAACAACCCTACTACTAA
- a CDS encoding PEP-CTERM sorting domain-containing protein (PEP-CTERM proteins occur, often in large numbers, in the proteomes of bacteria that also encode an exosortase, a predicted intramembrane cysteine proteinase. The presence of a PEP-CTERM domain at a protein's C-terminus predicts cleavage within the sorting domain, followed by covalent anchoring to some some component of the (usually Gram-negative) cell surface. Many PEP-CTERM proteins exhibit an unusual sequence composition that includes large numbers of potential glycosylation sites. Expression of one such protein has been shown restore the ability of a bacterium to form floc, a type of biofilm.), with amino-acid sequence MPKLLLNYPRLLTLFVALFSSMGALSAAPANGLTFKGTIYESPIPYLENSQIQYTLADGIFETIVSSPLNTFFTDGYSDFNDNPSLAITVVPQVVTEFKWIRGGALNPVEFEQSFEQSIFGITEDGLSLQILDPSQGQYRDIFISTIQAPEGLSLSACKTQDCDASANFWDAGYYSFRMTQTPVMESESVPEPSAAVALGLVSALFLKRRRKIVNIPGVATTHHE; translated from the coding sequence ATGCCCAAGCTACTGTTAAACTATCCACGACTATTGACCCTTTTTGTTGCCCTTTTTAGTTCGATGGGAGCGCTGAGTGCGGCTCCCGCAAATGGACTAACGTTTAAAGGCACAATTTACGAATCTCCCATTCCCTATTTAGAAAACAGTCAAATTCAATATACCCTCGCTGACGGAATTTTCGAGACCATCGTTTCTTCCCCCCTGAATACTTTTTTCACCGATGGATATTCAGATTTCAATGACAACCCCAGCCTAGCTATAACCGTTGTTCCCCAAGTCGTAACAGAGTTTAAATGGATCCGGGGAGGAGCCTTAAATCCAGTGGAGTTTGAACAGTCTTTTGAACAGTCTATTTTTGGAATCACCGAAGACGGATTGTCTCTACAAATCCTAGACCCGAGTCAAGGACAATACCGAGATATTTTTATCTCAACCATACAAGCACCCGAAGGACTGTCTTTGAGTGCCTGTAAAACTCAGGATTGTGATGCCTCGGCAAACTTTTGGGACGCAGGCTACTACAGTTTTCGGATGACTCAAACTCCAGTCATGGAATCGGAATCAGTTCCCGAACCCTCAGCCGCAGTCGCCCTGGGTTTGGTGAGTGCATTATTCCTGAAACGTCGGCGAAAAATTGTCAACATCCCAGGGGTTGCTACTACTCATCACGAGTGA